The following nucleotide sequence is from Bacteroidota bacterium.
ATGGAAGTAGCGCCGCCAATATTATTTCCATTTTTTGTCCACTGATAGGTATATCCAACGCCTGCATTTGCAGATAATACAACATTTGTACCCTTACAAAATGAAGTTGGTCCGCCGGGAGTAATTGTTGCCGAAACCACACCTTCATCAATAGTTACATTACAATTATCATCTATTGAATTACAAATTTCTATGGCGCCGGGTTTAATTGCTGCATTACCATCGTTACAATCGGTATTATTTAATACATAACCAACCGGAGCAGGAACATCAATACATTGTGATATAGTAATTAAATCGTTTCCAAAGGTGTCACCATCTGCATCAGCATAATAAATAACAGTTGTTCCACATTCATTTATCTGAATATTATAATCTTCCGTTTCCCCTTCATTAAAAGTTGTACAGGCATTTCCTGCAAGGGGAACATAATTATATGCACATCGCACTCGCATTCTGCTAATTCCAGGAGTTGCAGATAGAGGTACAGTTATAATTCCATTTACAATGGCAGTTGTTGCTACACCCGAATTAAAAACAAATTCTCCTGCATCATCAAAATCACCATCAATATTCCAATCTATCCAAACTCCAAAACCCTCTGCATAATCCGGGCCCGATTGCATGCTTATATTAAAATTAGCACCCTGTGATGCGGTAATTGTTTGCGCAGAAAAATAGGTGTAATTATTCGGATTTGGTGAACATCCGGTATTCATATTTGTAATATTCGTTAATCCCGCGGTAGTGGAAAAATCGTCAATAAAATCTTCTGTTCCGCATGAACCATCTAAATAAAATGGTGTGCAATAACAGGCAGATGTTCCGGTGGTAAAAGTATTTATAGCACAACCCGCTGCTTCTCCAAATCCATTATAAGGAGAAATTTTCCAACCATAAGTGGTAGAAGGATTTAATAAAGAGGAATAAGTTAAGGCAACACCGAGATCAATATTATTTCCAACATTATTATAATCGGGACTATTGTTACCAATGGTCATTTTATACCCGGAAGCAAGTGCAACTATATCCCACGAAAGTGTTTGATTTAAACATGTTCCTGTTGTTCCATTTGCCGGAGAAAAAGTTAATATACATCCGGGGGTTGCAGGTTCTGATCTGTCGATAGAAATATCATCCACATAAAGATCGTTCCCGAATGCGGAAGTTCCTTTAAATATTATATAATTAGTGGCAGTATTAAATGCAGGAGGAATAGAAAAAGTATATTGATACCATCCATTGGTTGCAACAACCGGAGATTGATTTCGATCTCTGTTTATTGTTCCCAGTAAGGTACCTCCTATTGATGTTTGAGCGGTATTTACAAAAACCTCCAGTTTATCGTTTGCGGCATAACCATCGCGATACATCCA
It contains:
- a CDS encoding T9SS type A sorting domain-containing protein; this translates as MKTYFLSLLFLSNAFFLSAQTNLLTQGFESLPFPPTGWSNARITGPSLPGNWARYGNGIAPSQTPHTGSFQIRFNSHNFGAGTSGDMRTSVLDFTTAGTYTASFWMYRDGYAANDKLEVFVNTAQTSIGGTLLGTINRDRNQSPVVATNGWYQYTFSIPPAFNTATNYIIFKGTSAFGNDLYVDDISIDRSEPATPGCILTFSPANGTTGTCLNQTLSWDIVALASGYKMTIGNNSPDYNNVGNNIDLGVALTYSSLLNPSTTYGWKISPYNGFGEAAGCAINTFTTGTSACYCTPFYLDGSCGTEDFIDDFSTTAGLTNITNMNTGCSPNPNNYTYFSAQTITASQGANFNISMQSGPDYAEGFGVWIDWNIDGDFDDAGEFVFNSGVATTAIVNGIITVPLSATPGISRMRVRCAYNYVPLAGNACTTFNEGETEDYNIQINECGTTVIYYADADGDTFGNDLITISQCIDVPAPVGYVLNNTDCNDGNAAIKPGAIEICNSIDDNCNVTIDEGVVSATITPGGPTSFCKGTNVVLSANAGVGYTYQWTKNGNNIGGATSINYTATQTGNYAVKVTVTGGCFTTSATTVVTVNPTPTATITTPDGTDLCGHVNVRLKANNGAGLTYQWYKGATAIGGATALTYFATTTGNYKVKVTNATGCSKTSAATSIVKTCREELMINNEEFNIYPNPTANNFTIELNTTTKESVATIQLFNMVGEEIYFENVSLINGSLNENISLQNNIPSGLYVVKVLIGNNEFTKQLVIQQ